One Kitasatospora sp. NBC_01287 DNA window includes the following coding sequences:
- the nhaA gene encoding Na+/H+ antiporter NhaA, whose translation MLPLPERRYLTEALRTETVGGILLLIAAIAALIWANVWPHAYESVLDYTIGPAGPLHLDLSLEAWAKDGLLTVFFFVAGIELKREFVAGELRSPSAAALPVVAAVCGVALPAAVFALANSGSGGHPGGWAIPTATDIAFALGVLAVVSSHLPSALRAFLLTLAVVDDLIAILIIAVFYSAGIKFWALGLSLAGLVLFWFLHRRGVHGWYLFVPLALVIWALMHESGVHATVAGVAMGLLLRCHREGDEKQSPGEHIEHLVRPLSAGVAVPLFALFAAGVTISPAAIEDVFTQAMPLGIVLGLLVGKTVGIFGGTWLAARFTKAELNPQLTWADLFAVSTLAGIGFTVSLLISELAFPHSTELADRAKAAVLIGSLLCAVVATFLLKVRNRHYRRLCEEEDLDSDGDGIPDVYQRDDPSWPGHRLSEGSA comes from the coding sequence CTGCTCCCGCTGCCCGAACGCCGGTATCTGACCGAGGCGCTGCGCACCGAGACCGTCGGCGGCATCCTGCTCCTGATCGCCGCCATCGCGGCACTCATCTGGGCCAACGTCTGGCCGCACGCATACGAGAGCGTCCTCGACTACACCATCGGTCCTGCGGGGCCCCTGCATCTGGACCTCTCGCTGGAGGCCTGGGCCAAGGACGGGCTGCTCACCGTCTTCTTCTTCGTCGCGGGCATCGAGCTCAAGCGCGAGTTCGTCGCCGGCGAGCTGCGCTCGCCCAGTGCCGCGGCGCTGCCCGTGGTCGCCGCGGTCTGCGGGGTGGCGCTGCCCGCCGCCGTCTTCGCACTGGCCAACAGCGGATCCGGCGGGCATCCCGGCGGCTGGGCGATCCCGACCGCGACGGACATCGCCTTCGCCCTGGGTGTCCTCGCCGTGGTCAGCAGTCACCTGCCGTCCGCGCTGCGGGCGTTCCTGCTGACCCTGGCCGTGGTGGACGACCTGATCGCCATCCTGATCATCGCGGTCTTCTACAGCGCCGGCATCAAGTTCTGGGCGCTGGGACTGTCACTCGCGGGTCTGGTGCTGTTCTGGTTCCTGCACCGGCGTGGCGTGCACGGCTGGTATCTCTTCGTGCCGCTCGCCCTGGTCATCTGGGCGCTGATGCACGAGAGCGGCGTACACGCGACGGTGGCCGGGGTGGCGATGGGCCTGCTGCTGCGCTGCCACCGCGAGGGCGACGAGAAGCAGTCCCCCGGCGAGCACATCGAGCACCTGGTCCGGCCGCTGTCGGCCGGGGTGGCGGTGCCGCTCTTCGCGCTCTTCGCGGCAGGCGTGACGATCTCCCCCGCGGCGATCGAGGACGTCTTCACCCAGGCGATGCCGCTGGGCATCGTGCTCGGCCTGCTGGTGGGCAAGACCGTGGGCATCTTCGGGGGTACCTGGCTCGCCGCCCGGTTCACCAAGGCGGAGCTGAACCCCCAGCTCACCTGGGCGGACCTGTTCGCCGTGTCCACGCTGGCGGGCATCGGTTTCACGGTCTCCCTGCTGATCAGCGAGCTGGCCTTCCCCCACTCCACCGAACTCGCCGACCGGGCCAAGGCCGCCGTGCTGATCGGCTCGCTGCTCTGCGCCGTGGTGGCGACCTTCCTGCTGAAAGTGCGCAACCGGCACTACCGCCGGCTCTGCGAGGAAGAAGACCTCGACAGCGACGGGGACGGCATTCCGGACGTCTACCAGCGGGACGATCCCTCCTGGCCAGGTCATCGGCTGTCCGAAGGGTCAGCATGA
- a CDS encoding serine hydrolase, translating into MPETASWPAAAGSQGLSTALPVLAGPPVPVVRSASAVRRSGSSRFGGPAGPSVRLAGARTPLGQELASADALRIERRLRPLFQGLPPQSGVAVAVVQGDQRTVACRGYTDPAALRPVRADTRFELGSVTKTFTTLLLAEMAARGEVRYDDPIDRYLPVGAVPGYPKERPITLLHLATHTSGLPRLPVGLLPSATPQWYTRPCATFGVAHVLHSLARTPVRGTPGTRVRYSSLGCGLLGMVLENAAGIRYEDLLASRVCGPLGLLDTSCGPGGEVGSGYRRGRRVPSFRMPALPGAAALRSSADDMLRYLQALVVEGAAENAESALRTALGEVRRPRVAWRLAGTRICLGWKQRPIGSIPDVLAPDGARAGLAAELLRGARADESPGRAARPALAARVPSALVDGAPWPPGQEPDVRRAATRAPAARDRGAWASARERLEQRAPEPVVPEPVVQELLFHEGGTRGFLAFAGFVPEAGTGLVALVSSPPANRRRFLHTAHETLRRLTEDQQGG; encoded by the coding sequence GTGCCTGAGACGGCGTCGTGGCCCGCCGCGGCGGGCTCGCAGGGCCTCTCGACCGCTCTGCCGGTCCTCGCGGGGCCGCCCGTTCCGGTCGTCCGCTCCGCCTCCGCCGTCCGCCGTTCGGGTTCATCCCGGTTCGGCGGCCCCGCAGGACCGTCGGTCCGGCTCGCGGGGGCCCGCACGCCGCTCGGCCAGGAACTCGCCTCGGCCGACGCCCTGCGCATCGAACGGCGACTGCGCCCGCTCTTCCAGGGCCTGCCACCGCAGAGTGGCGTCGCCGTCGCGGTGGTCCAGGGGGACCAGCGGACGGTCGCTTGCCGGGGCTACACCGACCCCGCGGCGCTGCGTCCGGTCCGGGCCGACACCAGGTTCGAACTCGGCTCCGTCACCAAGACGTTCACCACCCTGCTGCTCGCCGAGATGGCTGCCCGGGGTGAGGTGCGGTACGACGATCCGATCGATCGCTACCTGCCCGTCGGCGCGGTCCCGGGATACCCCAAGGAACGGCCGATCACCCTGCTGCACCTGGCCACCCACACCTCAGGCCTGCCGAGGCTGCCGGTCGGGCTGCTGCCGAGCGCCACACCGCAGTGGTACACCCGGCCCTGTGCGACCTTCGGCGTGGCTCACGTGCTGCACTCGCTGGCCCGCACACCGGTGCGCGGCACCCCCGGGACCCGGGTGCGCTACTCCAGCCTCGGCTGCGGTCTGCTCGGCATGGTGCTGGAGAACGCCGCCGGGATCCGGTACGAGGACCTGCTCGCCAGCAGGGTCTGCGGGCCGCTCGGGCTGTTGGACACCTCCTGCGGTCCGGGTGGCGAGGTCGGCAGCGGATACCGCCGGGGCCGGCGGGTCCCGTCGTTCCGGATGCCCGCGCTGCCCGGGGCGGCCGCGCTGCGCTCGAGCGCCGACGACATGCTCCGCTACCTGCAGGCGTTGGTGGTGGAGGGCGCCGCGGAGAACGCCGAGTCCGCGCTGCGGACCGCGCTCGGCGAGGTCCGCCGACCGCGGGTGGCCTGGCGGCTGGCCGGTACCCGGATCTGCCTGGGCTGGAAGCAGCGTCCGATCGGGTCGATACCGGACGTCCTCGCCCCGGACGGCGCGCGCGCGGGCCTGGCCGCCGAGTTGCTGCGCGGAGCTCGGGCGGACGAGTCGCCGGGTCGGGCCGCACGACCGGCCCTGGCGGCTCGGGTACCGTCGGCCCTGGTCGACGGTGCGCCCTGGCCGCCCGGGCAGGAGCCCGATGTCCGCCGGGCAGCCACGCGGGCGCCGGCTGCCCGGGACCGCGGAGCGTGGGCGAGCGCCCGCGAACGTCTGGAGCAGCGGGCCCCGGAGCCGGTGGTCCCCGAGCCGGTGGTCCAGGAGCTGCTCTTCCACGAGGGCGGCACCCGGGGCTTCCTCGCCTTCGCGGGCTTCGTCCCAGAGGCCGGCACCGGCCTGGTCGCGCTGGTGAGCTCGCCGCCCGCCAACCGGCGCCGCTTCCTGCACACGGCCCACGAGACGCTGCGGCGCCTCACCGAGGACCAGCAGGGCGGCTGA
- a CDS encoding CoA pyrophosphatase, protein MTSSATTAIVREGLPDWLLPVRAAAETVRPEQLSRFLPPAEGGRHSAVLLLFGEGTAGPDLLLTVRSLELRSHAGQVSFPGGTLDAVDGDPQGAGPVAAALREAAEETGLDPAGVQVFATLPALYIPVSDFVVTPVLGWWRTESPVAPVDPGETGEVFRVPISVLADPANRGRYRHPSGFSGPAFAVAGQVVWGFTAGVIDRVLHHSGFELPWDSSRLITMP, encoded by the coding sequence GTGACCAGCAGCGCGACGACCGCGATCGTGCGCGAGGGGTTGCCGGACTGGCTGCTGCCGGTCCGGGCGGCAGCCGAGACGGTCCGCCCCGAGCAGCTCAGCCGGTTCCTGCCGCCGGCCGAGGGCGGGCGGCACTCCGCGGTGCTGCTGCTCTTCGGTGAGGGGACCGCGGGACCCGACCTGCTGCTGACCGTGCGGTCCCTGGAACTGCGGTCGCACGCCGGCCAGGTCTCGTTCCCCGGCGGCACGCTGGACGCGGTGGACGGCGATCCGCAGGGCGCGGGCCCGGTGGCCGCCGCACTGCGCGAGGCGGCGGAGGAGACCGGCCTGGACCCGGCGGGGGTGCAGGTCTTCGCGACGCTGCCCGCCCTCTACATCCCGGTCAGTGACTTCGTGGTGACCCCGGTGCTGGGCTGGTGGCGCACGGAGAGCCCGGTGGCGCCGGTGGATCCGGGGGAGACCGGCGAGGTCTTCCGCGTCCCGATCTCGGTGCTCGCCGACCCGGCCAACCGCGGCCGCTACCGGCATCCCTCGGGCTTCAGCGGGCCGGCCTTCGCCGTCGCCGGGCAGGTGGTCTGGGGGTTCACGGCCGGGGTGATCGACCGGGTGCTGCATCACAGCGGCTTCGAGCTTCCCTGGGACAGCTCGCGGCTGATCACCATGCCGTGA
- a CDS encoding phage holin family protein yields the protein MSAGTAGPSSSSRAPYEGERSVGQLFAAATADLSALVHDEIALAKAEIRQDVKRGLKGSVSGVVGGVVGLASIPMFSFALAYLLKFWGLPLGLAFLVVGLAYVVVAVILAVVALRFLKKVGPPHRAIEGAQATAEVLKNARPRPATAEELAALER from the coding sequence ATGTCCGCAGGAACCGCAGGTCCGTCCAGCAGCTCCCGGGCGCCCTACGAGGGTGAGCGCTCGGTCGGTCAGCTGTTCGCCGCGGCCACGGCTGACCTGTCGGCCCTGGTCCACGACGAGATCGCGCTGGCCAAGGCCGAGATCCGACAGGACGTCAAGCGCGGCCTGAAGGGCAGCGTCTCGGGGGTGGTGGGCGGTGTCGTGGGGCTCGCCTCGATTCCGATGTTCAGCTTCGCGCTGGCCTACCTGCTGAAGTTCTGGGGTCTGCCGCTGGGCCTCGCGTTCCTCGTCGTCGGATTGGCCTACGTCGTGGTGGCAGTGATCCTCGCCGTGGTGGCTCTGCGGTTCCTCAAGAAGGTCGGGCCGCCGCACCGCGCCATCGAAGGTGCCCAGGCGACCGCTGAGGTGCTCAAGAACGCCCGCCCCCGGCCGGCCACGGCCGAGGAGCTCGCTGCGCTGGAGCGCTGA
- a CDS encoding sensor domain-containing protein, with protein MAAGTIMREHLTARSWRERLYSLLSLPLAALGLAAVVLTTILGLLSAGLLFLPMLALSLRGDRALGALYRTLARGLLRLEIAAPPQPPRAPGLSGLMGQHLGDPAAWRVCLYLLIRIPLGVLQFTLGFLWWAYGLLFLCYPLLWKLEPQHAADKSGVVHSFGLEIGGFYFDTWPRALLVVMIGVLVLLTSPWPSRLPLLADRFLMPRLLGPSTASLRLAQLTETRAHAINEAAATLRRIERDLHDGAQARLVALGMRLGRAERQLAQGNTELGRSLIRESRQEAKEIISELRELVSGIHPPALDAGLGPALTTLAARSAIPAQVELDLPERPPAAIETMLYFAAAELLANAGKHSGAKAVTVSVRAAAGRLRLLVSDNGKGGVRLDGSGSGLRGLAERVRVADGVLSAVSPVGGPTTISIELPALG; from the coding sequence ATGGCAGCGGGGACCATAATGCGCGAACACCTGACGGCACGCTCCTGGCGAGAGCGGCTCTACTCACTGCTCAGCCTGCCGCTGGCTGCCCTGGGGCTCGCCGCGGTGGTGCTCACCACCATCCTCGGCCTGCTCTCGGCCGGTCTGCTCTTCCTGCCGATGCTCGCGCTCAGCCTGCGCGGCGACCGAGCACTCGGCGCCCTCTACCGAACGCTGGCCCGCGGTCTGCTGCGCCTGGAGATCGCGGCACCGCCCCAGCCCCCGCGGGCTCCCGGCCTCTCCGGCCTGATGGGACAGCACCTGGGCGATCCAGCCGCCTGGCGGGTCTGCCTCTACCTACTCATCCGCATCCCATTGGGGGTCCTCCAGTTCACCCTGGGCTTCCTCTGGTGGGCCTACGGCCTCCTCTTCCTCTGCTATCCGCTGCTCTGGAAGCTGGAGCCACAGCACGCGGCCGACAAGTCCGGCGTCGTCCACAGCTTCGGCCTGGAGATCGGCGGGTTCTACTTCGACACCTGGCCGCGCGCGCTCCTGGTCGTGATGATCGGCGTCCTGGTCCTGCTGACCTCACCCTGGCCGAGCCGACTCCCCCTCCTCGCCGATCGCTTCCTGATGCCCCGCCTGCTCGGCCCGAGCACCGCCTCGCTCCGCCTGGCCCAGCTCACCGAGACCAGGGCACACGCGATCAACGAGGCGGCGGCGACCCTGCGGCGGATCGAGCGGGACCTGCACGACGGCGCCCAGGCCCGGCTGGTAGCGCTGGGGATGCGACTGGGCCGGGCGGAGCGGCAACTGGCCCAGGGGAACACCGAGCTGGGCCGATCCTTGATTCGAGAATCACGACAAGAGGCCAAGGAGATCATCAGCGAGCTGCGCGAGCTGGTGAGCGGCATCCACCCGCCCGCGCTGGATGCCGGCCTGGGTCCCGCACTGACCACGCTCGCCGCCCGATCGGCCATCCCGGCCCAGGTCGAGCTGGACCTCCCGGAGCGCCCGCCGGCCGCCATCGAGACCATGCTGTACTTCGCCGCGGCGGAGCTGCTGGCCAATGCGGGCAAGCACAGTGGGGCCAAGGCGGTGACCGTCTCGGTCCGGGCGGCAGCGGGACGGCTGCGGCTGCTGGTGAGCGACAACGGGAAGGGCGGGGTCCGGCTGGACGGGTCGGGCAGCGGGCTGCGCGGACTGGCCGAGCGGGTCCGGGTCGCTGACGGGGTGCTCAGCGCCGTCAGTCCGGTCGGTGGTCCCACCACCATCTCGATCGAGCTGCCGGCCCTGGGCTGA
- a CDS encoding alpha/beta fold hydrolase yields MPGPWTHRDLAANGARFHIAEQGEGPLVLLVHGWPQYWWAWRHQMAALAEAGFRAVALDLRGTGGSDRTPRGYDPANLALDITGVIRSLGERSAHLVGHAGGGSLSWVAAVMRPSVIQSLTVVSAAHPRQLRRALLRDRKQVAAFDHVLGFQRPWIPERRLVADDAAQIAGYLADWTGPNQLDAEAVANYRKAIQIPSTAHCSIEPYRWLVRSMGRPDGIQFARRMKKPVTAPTLHIQGAADPVLLAHTALGAGEYVAAPYRWRLLPGVGHFPHEEVPDALNAELVAWVREHKR; encoded by the coding sequence ATGCCCGGCCCCTGGACTCACCGCGATCTGGCTGCCAACGGCGCCCGGTTCCACATCGCGGAGCAGGGCGAGGGACCGCTGGTCCTGCTGGTGCACGGCTGGCCGCAGTACTGGTGGGCGTGGCGGCACCAGATGGCGGCACTGGCCGAGGCCGGCTTCCGGGCGGTCGCCCTGGACCTACGCGGTACGGGCGGCAGCGACCGCACCCCGCGCGGCTACGACCCCGCCAACCTCGCGCTCGACATCACCGGGGTGATCCGGTCGCTGGGCGAGCGCAGTGCCCACCTGGTCGGGCACGCCGGTGGCGGTTCGCTCTCCTGGGTGGCGGCGGTGATGCGGCCCTCGGTCATCCAGAGTCTGACGGTGGTCTCGGCCGCGCACCCTCGGCAGTTGCGGCGGGCGCTGCTGCGGGACCGCAAGCAGGTGGCCGCGTTCGACCACGTGCTCGGCTTCCAGCGGCCCTGGATACCGGAGCGGCGGCTGGTCGCCGACGACGCCGCGCAGATCGCGGGCTACCTCGCCGACTGGACCGGTCCGAACCAACTGGACGCCGAGGCGGTGGCGAACTACCGCAAGGCGATCCAGATCCCGAGCACCGCGCACTGCTCGATCGAGCCGTACCGCTGGCTGGTGCGCTCGATGGGCCGCCCGGACGGCATCCAGTTCGCGCGACGGATGAAGAAGCCCGTGACCGCGCCGACGCTGCACATCCAGGGGGCGGCCGACCCGGTGCTGCTGGCGCACACCGCGCTCGGCGCGGGCGAGTACGTGGCGGCGCCGTACCGCTGGCGGTTGCTCCCCGGGGTGGGCCACTTCCCGCACGAAGAGGTACCGGACGCGCTGAACGCCGAACTGGTCGCCTGGGTCCGCGAGCACAAGCGCTGA
- the nth gene encoding endonuclease III, whose translation MVRRARKINRELAELYPYAHPELDFESPFQLLVATVLSAQTTDLRVNQTTPLLFATYPTPADLAAAVPEELEEIIRPTGFFRNKAKALIGLSIALRDNFGGQVPRTLAEMVTLPGVGRKTANVVLGNAYGVPGITVDTHFGRLARRFGWTTEEDPVAVEAAVAEIFPKSEWTMLSHRVVFHGRRICHSRKPACGACPIAQLCPSYGVGETDPVLAAKLLKYELGGQPGQRLRPPADYPGSAAPAAGEAVDAGTGAGTDAGEGAAGGGAGTAPAANGAAR comes from the coding sequence ATGGTGCGCCGAGCCCGGAAGATCAACCGCGAGTTGGCGGAGCTGTACCCGTACGCGCATCCGGAGCTGGACTTCGAGTCGCCGTTCCAACTGCTGGTGGCCACCGTGCTGTCCGCGCAGACGACCGACCTGCGGGTGAACCAGACGACACCACTCCTCTTCGCGACGTACCCGACGCCGGCGGACCTGGCGGCCGCGGTGCCGGAGGAGTTGGAGGAGATCATCCGGCCGACCGGGTTCTTCCGGAACAAGGCCAAGGCGCTGATCGGCCTCTCGATCGCACTGCGCGACAACTTCGGCGGTCAGGTGCCCAGGACCCTGGCCGAGATGGTCACCCTGCCCGGGGTTGGCCGGAAGACCGCCAACGTGGTGCTGGGCAACGCGTACGGCGTTCCCGGGATCACCGTGGACACCCATTTCGGGCGACTGGCCCGCCGCTTCGGCTGGACCACCGAGGAGGACCCGGTGGCGGTCGAGGCCGCCGTCGCGGAGATCTTCCCGAAGTCGGAGTGGACGATGCTCTCGCACCGGGTGGTCTTCCACGGCCGCCGGATCTGCCACTCCCGCAAGCCCGCCTGCGGGGCCTGCCCGATCGCGCAGCTCTGCCCCTCCTACGGGGTGGGCGAGACCGACCCCGTGCTGGCGGCCAAGCTGCTGAAGTACGAACTCGGTGGCCAACCGGGCCAGCGCCTGCGGCCCCCGGCCGACTACCCGGGCAGCGCGGCGCCGGCCGCGGGGGAGGCGGTCGACGCCGGCACGGGCGCGGGCACTGACGCGGGCGAGGGTGCGGCCGGGGGCGGAGCCGGCACTGCCCCGGCGGCGAACGGGGCGGCCAGGTGA
- a CDS encoding response regulator transcription factor has protein sequence MRVVVAEDTAILRAGLVQLLEEEGYQVVAAVPDAEQLRVAVLEHGPDLVVSDIRMPPTHTDEGLRAVIDLRSANPKLAVLIFSQYVETQYASRLLAGGSAGVGYLLKERVLDAQDFIDALERVAAGGTALDPEVVNQLMGASQTRSSVDELSPREREVLALMAEGRSNAAIATGLVVTERAVEKHVANIFLKLDLPVSAADHRRVLAVLRHLGA, from the coding sequence ATGCGGGTGGTAGTGGCCGAGGACACCGCGATTCTCCGAGCCGGGCTGGTCCAGCTCCTGGAGGAGGAGGGCTACCAGGTGGTGGCAGCGGTCCCGGATGCCGAGCAGTTGCGGGTGGCAGTGCTCGAACACGGCCCGGACCTGGTGGTGTCCGACATCCGCATGCCGCCCACCCACACCGACGAGGGCCTGCGAGCGGTGATCGACCTTCGGTCAGCCAATCCGAAGCTGGCGGTCTTGATCTTCTCCCAGTACGTGGAGACGCAGTACGCCAGTCGGCTACTGGCCGGCGGGTCCGCCGGTGTCGGCTACCTGCTGAAGGAACGGGTCCTCGACGCGCAGGACTTCATCGATGCCCTGGAGCGGGTGGCGGCGGGCGGTACCGCGCTCGACCCCGAGGTGGTCAACCAGCTGATGGGCGCCAGCCAGACCCGCAGCTCGGTCGACGAGCTCAGTCCACGGGAGCGGGAGGTCCTCGCACTGATGGCGGAGGGACGGTCCAACGCGGCGATCGCGACCGGGCTGGTGGTGACGGAGCGGGCCGTTGAGAAGCACGTGGCCAATATCTTCCTGAAGCTCGACCTCCCGGTCTCGGCAGCGGATCACCGACGGGTGCTGGCCGTCCTGCGGCATCTGGGTGCCTGA
- a CDS encoding ABC transporter ATP-binding protein, translated as MRRTPSATIEGTGPGLATAPVQALNLTRSYGRRTVVANVSFSVRPGVVTGFLGPNGAGKSTTMRLLLGLEQPDSGHALINGRPYAALSRPLTEVGALLEARSFHKGRSARSHLLALAQAQGLPASRVEEVLTQVGLGAAGRRRAGGFSLGMAQRLGVASALLGDPAIVILDEPINGLDPEGVLWIRTLVKRLAAEGRTVLLSSHLMNEMAVTADHLLVIGAGRLLADCSTGEFIQRHTDAALYAATPEVARPALLEQAFLRLTASSAEYQAS; from the coding sequence ATGAGAAGAACACCCAGCGCGACCATCGAAGGCACCGGTCCGGGCCTGGCCACCGCACCCGTCCAAGCCCTCAACCTCACCCGGAGCTACGGCCGCAGGACCGTCGTGGCCAACGTGAGTTTCAGCGTCCGTCCGGGCGTCGTCACCGGGTTCCTCGGGCCCAACGGGGCCGGCAAGTCGACCACGATGCGGCTGCTGCTCGGCCTGGAGCAACCCGACTCCGGCCACGCCCTCATCAACGGCCGACCGTACGCCGCGCTCAGCCGACCGCTCACCGAGGTCGGGGCACTGCTCGAGGCCCGGTCGTTCCACAAGGGCCGCTCCGCCCGCAGCCACCTGCTCGCGCTCGCCCAGGCCCAAGGCCTGCCGGCCAGTCGGGTGGAGGAGGTGCTCACGCAGGTCGGGCTGGGCGCGGCCGGTCGGCGACGAGCCGGCGGCTTCTCACTCGGCATGGCGCAACGACTCGGCGTCGCCTCGGCCCTGCTGGGCGATCCCGCGATCGTCATCCTGGACGAGCCGATCAACGGCCTCGACCCGGAGGGTGTGCTGTGGATCCGCACTCTGGTCAAGCGGCTCGCCGCCGAGGGCCGAACGGTCCTGCTCTCCTCGCACCTGATGAACGAGATGGCGGTGACGGCCGACCATCTGCTGGTCATCGGAGCAGGCCGGTTGCTCGCCGACTGCTCGACCGGCGAGTTCATCCAGCGTCACACCGACGCCGCCCTCTACGCGGCAACGCCCGAGGTCGCACGGCCCGCCCTGCTGGAGCAGGCCTTCCTGCGCCTCACCGCGAGCAGCGCCGAGTACCAAGCATCCTGA
- a CDS encoding MarP family serine protease yields MNVLDLLLLAAAIGFAVSGYRQGFVVGILSVLGFLGGGLIAVQLLPLVLNHLSPGTTASVVAVVVVIVFAAVGQAATTQLGWKLRGRIGERGPAKVLDALGGSVVNVLSMLLVAWLIGSALAGTSMPTVSKQVRTSKVLGGVQEALPADAPNWFSDFSKVLSQNGFPQVFNPFEHEPITDVPAPDPALAANPALARARQSLVKVVGTAPSCGKTLEGSGFVFAPHRVMTNAHVVGGVDEPTVQIGGTGQLYDATVVLYDWQRDIAILEVPKLDAPPLTFAGEARTNDSAIVAGFPENGAFDVQPARIRGEIQANGPDIYRRGQVVRDVYSIRSLVRQGNSGGPLLTTDGEVYGVVFAKSLDSADTGYVLTAAEVKPDAIAGATDSTQADTQGCAL; encoded by the coding sequence GTGAACGTGCTCGATCTCCTGCTGCTCGCCGCCGCGATCGGCTTCGCCGTGTCCGGGTACCGGCAGGGCTTCGTGGTGGGCATCCTCTCCGTGCTGGGCTTCCTCGGTGGCGGGCTGATCGCGGTGCAACTGCTGCCGCTGGTGCTCAACCACCTCAGTCCGGGGACCACCGCCTCGGTGGTGGCGGTCGTGGTGGTGATCGTCTTCGCGGCGGTCGGGCAGGCGGCCACCACTCAGCTGGGCTGGAAGCTGCGCGGTCGGATCGGCGAGCGCGGCCCCGCCAAGGTGCTGGACGCGCTCGGCGGCTCGGTGGTGAACGTGCTGTCGATGCTGCTGGTGGCCTGGCTGATCGGCTCGGCGCTGGCCGGGACCTCGATGCCCACCGTCTCCAAGCAGGTCCGGACCTCCAAGGTGCTGGGCGGGGTCCAGGAGGCGCTGCCCGCCGACGCGCCGAACTGGTTCTCCGACTTCAGCAAGGTGCTCTCGCAGAACGGCTTCCCGCAGGTCTTCAACCCGTTCGAGCACGAGCCGATCACCGATGTTCCCGCGCCCGACCCCGCGCTGGCCGCCAACCCCGCGCTGGCCAGGGCCAGGCAGAGCCTGGTGAAGGTGGTCGGCACCGCTCCCTCCTGCGGCAAGACCCTGGAGGGCAGCGGCTTCGTCTTCGCACCGCACCGGGTGATGACCAACGCCCATGTGGTCGGCGGTGTCGACGAGCCGACCGTGCAGATCGGCGGCACCGGCCAGCTCTACGACGCCACCGTGGTCCTCTACGACTGGCAGCGGGACATCGCGATCCTCGAGGTGCCCAAGCTCGACGCCCCGCCGCTCACCTTCGCCGGCGAGGCCAGGACCAACGACAGCGCGATCGTGGCCGGCTTCCCGGAGAACGGCGCCTTCGACGTGCAGCCCGCCCGGATCCGCGGCGAGATCCAGGCCAACGGCCCGGACATCTACCGCCGCGGCCAGGTGGTCCGGGACGTCTACTCGATCCGCTCGCTGGTCCGCCAGGGCAACAGCGGCGGGCCGCTGCTCACCACGGACGGTGAGGTGTACGGCGTCGTCTTCGCCAAGTCGCTGGACAGCGCCGACACCGGCTACGTGCTGACCGCCGCCGAGGTGAAACCGGACGCGATCGCGGGCGCCACCGACAGCACCCAGGCGGACACCCAGGGCTGCGCCCTCTGA
- a CDS encoding metal-dependent hydrolase yields the protein MMGHSHAVSGAMLYAASAPFLPPLLLHTHLKPADILLGTVLCAGAALLPDLDHHDGTIANFLGPFSKVLCRFVAWISGGHRHATHSLLFVALMGGGTWAGVTYLGRPFTLGMTFFLLALAVKALRFHIPGEGHTTWLSVIVLSALGTFGLDRWMPAAPGWLPYAVALGTLAHLLGDSLTKMGAPWLWPHKQRYEIVLIKRSGNNVETKVLVPIMTVATFALLWFTALEPAVIS from the coding sequence ATGATGGGTCACTCGCACGCGGTCAGCGGCGCGATGCTGTATGCGGCCTCCGCGCCGTTCCTGCCGCCGCTGCTGCTGCACACCCACCTGAAGCCGGCGGACATCCTGCTCGGGACGGTCCTCTGCGCCGGGGCCGCGCTGCTGCCCGACCTGGACCACCACGACGGAACGATCGCCAACTTCCTCGGCCCGTTCTCCAAGGTGCTCTGCCGCTTCGTGGCCTGGATCTCGGGCGGCCACCGCCACGCGACCCACTCGCTGCTCTTCGTCGCGCTGATGGGCGGCGGCACCTGGGCCGGCGTCACCTACCTGGGTCGCCCGTTCACCCTCGGCATGACCTTCTTCCTGCTCGCCCTCGCGGTGAAGGCGCTGCGGTTCCACATCCCGGGTGAAGGGCACACCACCTGGCTGAGTGTCATCGTCCTCTCGGCGCTGGGCACCTTCGGTCTGGACCGCTGGATGCCCGCCGCGCCGGGCTGGCTGCCCTACGCCGTCGCGCTCGGCACGCTGGCCCACCTGCTGGGCGACAGCCTCACCAAGATGGGCGCGCCCTGGCTCTGGCCGCACAAGCAGCGCTACGAGATCGTGCTGATCAAGCGCAGCGGCAACAACGTGGAGACCAAGGTGCTGGTCCCGATCATGACGGTCGCGACCTTCGCCCTGCTCTGGTTCACGGCCCTTGAGCCCGCGGTGATCAGCTGA